One genomic segment of Mycolicibacterium psychrotolerans includes these proteins:
- a CDS encoding HNH endonuclease signature motif containing protein — protein MGEVASAVDAIRSQIAILHDTCDTLSHRELVELLTELTTVLRSVPALEHRVLARLTAETEPRRLGEASWKKVLTTALRVSETEAKRRLAHAAALGPRQSMTGEPLAPVWEATAAAQARGALDAEHVKLIATFHDNLPSWVDVDTRASADRQLATLGAGLAPEDLKKAANRLAAMIDQDGPEPTDAERARKRGVTLGEQQADGMSKLSGWVTPEFRAVYEAIEAKLAAQGMCNPDDETPCVDSDPDDTQRRADTRSPAQRRHDAWLAVGRMALCSKNLGQHNGLPVTVIVSTTLQELEKGAGVAVTGGGSLLPMGDLIRMASHAFHYLAVFDQHTSQALYLGRTKRLASPAQRIVLHARDRGCSRPGCTVPGYWTQVHHVTDWKHGGTTDVDDLTLACGPENRMIDTTGWDTRKNAHGQIEWVPPPDLDTGQHRVNGYHHPERHLLPEDDNGP, from the coding sequence ATGGGTGAAGTCGCGAGCGCGGTGGATGCGATCCGGTCGCAGATCGCGATTCTGCACGACACCTGCGACACCCTGTCGCACCGCGAGCTGGTCGAGCTGCTGACGGAGCTGACGACGGTGCTGCGCAGTGTGCCCGCCCTCGAGCATCGGGTGCTCGCGCGGCTGACCGCCGAGACCGAGCCGCGCCGGCTCGGCGAGGCGTCGTGGAAGAAGGTGCTCACCACCGCGCTGCGGGTCTCGGAGACCGAAGCCAAACGACGATTGGCTCACGCCGCGGCGCTGGGGCCGCGGCAGTCGATGACCGGGGAGCCGCTGGCGCCGGTATGGGAAGCCACCGCCGCCGCGCAAGCCCGCGGCGCTCTCGACGCCGAGCACGTCAAGTTGATCGCCACGTTTCACGACAATCTTCCTTCGTGGGTGGACGTGGACACCCGCGCCTCCGCCGACCGCCAACTCGCCACCCTGGGCGCCGGGTTGGCGCCGGAGGACTTGAAGAAGGCCGCGAATCGGCTGGCGGCGATGATCGATCAGGACGGCCCCGAACCGACCGACGCCGAACGCGCCCGCAAACGAGGCGTCACGTTGGGTGAACAGCAAGCCGACGGGATGAGCAAGCTCTCCGGCTGGGTCACCCCGGAATTTCGAGCCGTCTATGAAGCCATCGAGGCCAAACTCGCCGCACAGGGTATGTGTAACCCCGACGACGAGACACCGTGTGTGGACAGCGACCCCGACGACACTCAGCGGCGCGCTGACACGCGCTCCCCGGCGCAGCGGCGCCACGACGCGTGGCTGGCCGTCGGCCGGATGGCGCTGTGCTCGAAGAACTTGGGGCAGCACAACGGATTACCGGTCACCGTGATCGTCTCGACCACGCTGCAGGAGTTGGAGAAGGGTGCCGGGGTGGCGGTCACCGGCGGCGGATCGCTGCTGCCAATGGGCGATCTGATCCGGATGGCCTCCCATGCGTTCCACTATCTGGCGGTGTTCGACCAACACACCAGCCAAGCCCTCTACCTCGGCCGGACCAAACGCCTCGCCTCCCCGGCGCAGCGGATCGTGTTGCATGCGCGCGATCGGGGCTGCAGCCGGCCGGGGTGCACCGTGCCCGGCTACTGGACCCAGGTCCACCACGTCACCGACTGGAAGCACGGCGGCACCACCGACGTCGACGACCTCACCCTGGCCTGCGGCCCGGAGAACCGGATGATCGACACAACCGGCTGGGACACCCGCAAGAACGCCCACGGCCAGATCGAATGGGTGCCGCCACCCGACCTCGACACCGGCCAACACCGCGTCAACGGCTACCACCACCCCGAACGCCATCTGCTGCCCGAAGATGACAACGGTCCATAG
- a CDS encoding FAD-dependent monooxygenase, translating to MTIPVLIVGAGPSGLTAAVELSRLGVHVRIVDRAVRPSAESRALAVQARTMELLRVRGIGDEMLALGNRATAAGLYAGDRKLAPIELHRMPSRFNFILMLAQSETERLLREQLARQGVKVECGVEVTSVRPGGQTVAVTLLGAEGTEERIEASYVIAADGPHSTLRKTLGVPFPGRTLPQDYVLADLHITGGLPEDEVSIFLARGGFVAIFPMGRGRFRMMATDPDGLLDGGDDPTVAQMQQLYDRTVGVPARLHDVNWSSRFRINSRHVPTMRAGRVFLGGDAAHVHSPAGGQGMNVGVQDMVNLSWKLAMVLDGRARPDLLDTYSSERLPVIRTVVRFTEIGTRVFNSTNPLVHALRIRLAPKALGRTVIQNAAASMFGQVAAGYRGNALAEGGGGVGALRAGDRVPDVGALYDALDLGALTLFTGGRARAIVEVGQAWGGVVSVRDASDLAPDGWLLVRPDGYLAAAGGPGDAAMLDGWLERWFVRP from the coding sequence ATGACAATTCCCGTCCTCATCGTCGGTGCCGGGCCGTCGGGCCTGACCGCAGCCGTCGAACTCTCCCGCCTTGGCGTTCACGTCCGCATCGTGGACCGCGCCGTGCGGCCCTCCGCCGAATCGCGTGCGCTGGCCGTGCAGGCCCGCACGATGGAACTGCTGCGGGTCCGCGGCATCGGTGACGAGATGCTCGCGCTGGGCAACCGGGCCACGGCCGCTGGGCTGTATGCCGGCGACCGGAAGCTGGCGCCCATCGAATTACACCGTATGCCAAGCCGATTCAACTTCATCCTGATGCTCGCGCAATCGGAGACCGAGCGGCTGCTGAGAGAGCAGCTCGCGCGCCAGGGCGTCAAGGTCGAGTGCGGTGTGGAGGTGACGTCGGTGCGGCCCGGCGGGCAGACCGTCGCGGTGACGCTGCTCGGGGCCGAGGGCACCGAAGAGCGCATCGAGGCGTCCTACGTGATCGCCGCCGACGGCCCGCACAGCACACTGCGCAAGACGCTGGGCGTGCCCTTCCCCGGCCGCACACTGCCGCAGGACTACGTGCTCGCCGATCTCCACATCACCGGCGGCCTGCCCGAGGACGAGGTGTCGATCTTCCTGGCCCGCGGTGGCTTCGTCGCGATCTTCCCGATGGGGCGCGGTCGATTCCGGATGATGGCCACCGACCCCGACGGCCTCCTCGACGGCGGCGACGACCCGACGGTGGCCCAGATGCAGCAGCTCTATGACCGCACCGTCGGCGTGCCCGCGCGCCTGCACGACGTCAACTGGAGTTCGCGGTTCCGGATCAACAGCAGGCACGTGCCCACGATGCGGGCGGGCCGGGTGTTCCTCGGCGGCGACGCCGCGCACGTGCACAGCCCCGCCGGCGGCCAGGGCATGAACGTGGGTGTCCAAGACATGGTGAACCTGTCCTGGAAGCTCGCGATGGTGCTCGACGGCCGGGCCCGGCCCGATCTGCTCGACACCTACTCCTCGGAGCGCCTGCCGGTGATCCGGACGGTGGTGCGGTTCACCGAGATCGGCACCCGCGTGTTCAACTCGACGAACCCCCTCGTGCACGCGCTGCGGATACGACTCGCGCCGAAAGCCCTCGGCCGCACAGTCATTCAGAATGCCGCGGCGTCGATGTTCGGGCAGGTGGCGGCCGGCTACCGCGGCAACGCGCTCGCCGAGGGCGGCGGTGGTGTGGGGGCGCTACGGGCCGGCGACCGCGTGCCCGACGTCGGCGCCCTGTACGACGCACTGGACCTCGGTGCGCTGACGTTGTTCACCGGCGGACGGGCGCGCGCGATCGTCGAGGTCGGGCAGGCCTGGGGCGGTGTGGTGAGCGTGCGCGATGCGTCTGATCTGGCTCCGGACGGGTGGCTGCTGGTCCGTCCTGACGGCTACCTGGCCGCCGCGGGCGGGCCCGGCGACGCCGCGATGCTCGATGGCTGGCTCGAGCGGTGGTTCGTCAGGCCGTGA
- a CDS encoding cysteine hydrolase family protein, whose protein sequence is MTPIPVAAEPAPFPLVAGKTALIVIDMQRDFLLPGGFGESLGNDVERLRTVVPPLSALLGAARAAGIMVIHTREGHRPDLSDCPPAKLRRGAPSKRIGDPGTYGRILIRGEYGHDIIDELAPVEGEVVIDKPGKGAFYGTDLSDVLNGAGITQLLITGVTTEVCVHTTTREANDRGYECLVVSDCVGSYFPDFHRVGLQMVTAQGGIFGWVADSAAVIPALHQLTTTAA, encoded by the coding sequence GTGACCCCGATCCCCGTCGCCGCGGAACCGGCGCCGTTCCCGCTCGTCGCGGGCAAGACCGCCCTGATCGTGATCGACATGCAGCGGGACTTCCTGCTGCCCGGTGGATTCGGCGAGAGCCTCGGCAACGACGTCGAGCGGCTACGCACGGTGGTGCCCCCGCTGTCCGCACTGCTGGGCGCCGCGCGGGCGGCCGGGATCATGGTGATCCACACCCGCGAAGGGCACCGTCCCGACCTGTCCGACTGCCCGCCCGCCAAACTGCGGCGCGGCGCGCCGTCGAAGCGCATCGGCGACCCCGGCACTTACGGCCGCATCCTGATCCGCGGCGAGTACGGCCACGACATCATCGACGAACTCGCGCCGGTCGAGGGCGAGGTCGTCATCGACAAGCCCGGCAAGGGCGCGTTCTACGGCACCGACCTGTCCGACGTGCTGAACGGCGCGGGCATCACCCAACTACTGATCACCGGCGTCACCACCGAGGTCTGCGTGCACACCACCACACGTGAGGCCAACGACCGCGGCTACGAATGCCTCGTCGTCTCCGACTGTGTCGGTTCCTATTTCCCCGACTTCCACCGCGTCGGCCTGCAGATGGTCACCGCGCAGGGCGGCATCTTCGGCTGGGTCGCCGACAGCGCCGCCGTCATCCCCGCACTGCACCAGCTCACCACCACGGCCGCCTGA
- a CDS encoding FUSC family protein gives MVPAVRSVLPEAAPVLRGLAAVVAAVLVAVSLGPPGSATAVAGAGAVAGAAALQDRPRGRILRVLFVSVLMGASALLGALTSSHSPVFIASAAVWCFAAALAWALGGHAGLIASAAGALMVVAAPVPPTWASTVGAAGLAVGAGALQAVVVAVWLPRRWRMQHDALTAAYRALAADASRLAHRSGDGGFAHADSMIALRAVFTPATGPATRHPADYRRWYLLPERIGTALTDVAETADAAEVLTAAADTLTAVADPRRAAREAADEALRRLDDAVAQLPAADAAAGQRLSAHLHEAAAMRLGDFVPSSPDALRVRRPDLRTSGRAAVSQLRAEIDRHSPVFRHAVRLGAAVAAACAAERYTAVGHGGWIALTVLIVLRPETAHTYTRCVGRTAGVALGAVLASAVLLILRPGPVVTGVLAAVAIGVVYAAGRYGYLALAAASAGAIALIVAIDRPIATATPGELLIGTVIGGALAVLAHVVFPDDALTRLAQRAGELLKTEIDYAATVVKVYLHELDTASDVRAAAWERTFRARAAFEAAAGAARLESREQRHWLRCYRSVLNAVTSSCAALEGNLPVDPFPDSHRVFLHAVDEFVEALCGEPPTPTDPWTVDAVELAAAAQRVRRTVPVHESDEGSARVLVGEIAAITRQLSLIAATPWPTAQR, from the coding sequence ATGGTCCCCGCGGTGCGGTCGGTGCTGCCGGAGGCGGCGCCGGTGCTGCGCGGCCTGGCGGCCGTCGTCGCCGCGGTACTGGTCGCCGTGTCCTTGGGACCGCCGGGGTCCGCGACGGCCGTCGCCGGAGCGGGTGCGGTCGCGGGTGCGGCCGCGCTGCAGGACCGTCCGCGCGGACGCATCCTACGCGTGCTGTTCGTCTCGGTGCTGATGGGGGCGAGCGCGCTGCTCGGTGCCCTGACCTCGTCGCACTCCCCTGTCTTCATCGCTTCGGCCGCGGTGTGGTGCTTCGCCGCGGCGCTGGCGTGGGCGCTGGGCGGCCACGCCGGGCTCATCGCGAGCGCGGCGGGCGCGCTGATGGTCGTCGCCGCTCCGGTACCGCCGACATGGGCCTCGACGGTCGGGGCTGCCGGCCTCGCCGTGGGCGCCGGCGCGCTGCAGGCCGTGGTGGTCGCGGTCTGGCTGCCGCGGCGGTGGCGGATGCAGCACGACGCGCTCACCGCCGCCTATCGGGCGCTGGCCGCCGATGCGTCCCGGCTCGCGCACCGGTCCGGCGACGGCGGCTTCGCCCATGCCGATTCGATGATCGCGTTGCGCGCCGTGTTCACCCCCGCCACCGGACCCGCCACGCGCCATCCCGCCGACTACCGCAGGTGGTACCTCCTGCCCGAACGCATCGGGACCGCACTCACCGATGTCGCGGAGACCGCCGACGCCGCGGAGGTGCTGACTGCGGCGGCCGACACGCTGACCGCGGTGGCCGACCCCCGCCGCGCGGCGCGCGAGGCAGCCGACGAGGCACTGCGCCGACTCGATGACGCCGTGGCGCAGTTGCCCGCCGCCGACGCGGCTGCCGGGCAACGGCTCTCGGCGCATCTGCACGAAGCGGCGGCGATGCGGCTGGGTGACTTCGTGCCCTCCTCGCCGGACGCGCTACGGGTTCGGCGCCCGGACCTACGCACGTCCGGCCGGGCCGCGGTCAGCCAGCTGCGTGCCGAGATCGACCGGCACTCGCCGGTGTTCCGGCACGCGGTGCGCCTGGGTGCCGCGGTGGCCGCGGCGTGCGCGGCCGAGCGCTACACCGCGGTGGGCCACGGGGGGTGGATCGCACTGACCGTACTGATCGTGCTGCGCCCGGAGACGGCGCACACCTATACCCGGTGCGTGGGCCGGACCGCCGGGGTGGCGCTGGGTGCGGTGCTCGCCTCCGCGGTGCTGCTGATCCTCCGGCCGGGACCGGTGGTCACCGGTGTGCTGGCCGCCGTCGCGATCGGCGTGGTGTACGCCGCGGGCCGCTACGGATACCTCGCGCTGGCAGCGGCGTCGGCGGGCGCGATTGCGCTGATCGTCGCGATCGACCGGCCCATCGCGACGGCGACACCCGGTGAGCTGTTGATCGGCACGGTGATCGGGGGTGCGCTGGCGGTCCTCGCCCACGTCGTGTTCCCCGACGACGCGCTCACCCGCCTCGCGCAGCGGGCGGGGGAACTGCTCAAGACCGAGATCGACTATGCCGCCACGGTCGTCAAGGTCTACCTGCACGAGCTGGACACCGCCTCCGACGTCCGCGCCGCGGCCTGGGAGCGCACGTTCCGGGCCCGGGCGGCTTTCGAGGCGGCCGCCGGCGCGGCCCGGTTGGAGTCGCGCGAACAGCGTCACTGGTTGCGCTGTTACCGCAGTGTGCTGAACGCGGTCACGAGTTCGTGCGCCGCGCTCGAGGGCAATCTGCCCGTCGACCCGTTCCCGGACTCCCACCGGGTGTTCCTGCACGCCGTCGACGAGTTCGTCGAGGCGCTGTGCGGCGAGCCTCCCACGCCGACCGACCCCTGGACCGTCGACGCCGTCGAGTTGGCCGCGGCTGCGCAGCGGGTGCGGCGCACCGTTCCGGTCCATGAATCCGACGAAGGGTCCGCGCGGGTGCTGGTCGGCGAGATCGCCGCGATCACCCGGCAGCTGTCCCTGATCGCCGCCACCCCCTGGCCGACCGCGCAGCGCTGA
- a CDS encoding fatty-acid--CoA ligase yields MGEHDLHSFILACDYRVDDVEHMWTWLGGRRDSLSSIGAHHVVLYESIWEPRRVLVTIGIRHAAPLRDVLSSPAIFEWFDISGAEDIPPIFCGEVVEKIDLQGGSSERHVGRVVVGVMSSVDDVPTLMEKVHDGLARFAGGGVRKIWVYRALDDGHEVLILQEIADEMSARQWIDHPDAAAEWMSHAGMGPYPTQFVGRFAHLMSVDERG; encoded by the coding sequence ATGGGTGAGCACGATCTGCATTCATTCATCCTGGCGTGCGACTATCGCGTCGACGACGTCGAGCACATGTGGACCTGGCTGGGCGGGCGCCGCGACTCGCTCTCCTCTATCGGCGCCCACCACGTGGTGCTCTACGAGTCCATCTGGGAACCGCGCCGGGTGCTGGTGACGATCGGAATCCGGCACGCGGCCCCGCTGCGTGACGTACTGAGCTCGCCGGCGATCTTCGAATGGTTCGACATCTCGGGCGCCGAGGACATCCCACCGATCTTCTGCGGCGAGGTCGTCGAGAAGATCGATCTGCAGGGCGGCAGCTCCGAACGACACGTGGGACGGGTCGTGGTCGGGGTGATGTCGTCGGTCGACGACGTGCCGACCCTGATGGAGAAGGTGCACGACGGGCTCGCCCGGTTCGCCGGCGGCGGGGTGCGCAAGATCTGGGTGTACCGCGCACTCGACGACGGGCACGAGGTGCTGATCCTGCAAGAGATCGCCGACGAGATGAGCGCCCGGCAGTGGATCGACCACCCCGACGCGGCGGCGGAATGGATGAGCCACGCGGGCATGGGGCCCTACCCCACCCAGTTCGTCGGCAGATTCGCCCATCTGATGAGTGTGGACGAGCGGGGATAG
- a CDS encoding GntR family transcriptional regulator, with protein sequence MAAPREEPSRPALPATLVEVAGHRLRDAILSGQLVPGQKIVEEQLCADLGISRAPLREALRLLAQQGLVEHLPRRGSRVADWSPTDILQLFELRHVLERHAIDSALPLPDPQNDLEPVRAALERMDHARDALDRDDAHRAFHAAVVTLADNRQLDIALAPILLKLQLPMAKNLREEARQRDPEDGIERHHAILAALETNDAAVVVAALRHHGQLDYLGLPGER encoded by the coding sequence ATGGCAGCGCCGAGGGAGGAACCGTCGAGGCCGGCGCTGCCTGCGACTCTGGTCGAAGTGGCCGGGCACCGGCTGCGCGATGCGATCCTGTCCGGCCAGCTCGTGCCCGGTCAGAAAATCGTCGAGGAGCAACTGTGTGCCGACCTCGGGATCAGCCGCGCGCCCCTGCGCGAAGCGCTGCGCCTCCTGGCGCAGCAGGGGCTGGTCGAACATCTCCCCCGGCGCGGATCACGGGTCGCCGACTGGTCCCCCACGGACATCCTCCAGTTGTTCGAGCTGCGCCACGTCCTGGAACGGCACGCGATCGACAGCGCGCTGCCGCTGCCCGATCCGCAGAACGACCTCGAACCGGTCCGCGCGGCACTGGAGCGGATGGACCACGCGCGGGACGCGCTGGACCGCGACGACGCGCACCGGGCGTTCCATGCCGCCGTCGTCACGCTCGCCGACAACCGCCAGCTGGACATCGCCCTGGCGCCCATCCTGCTCAAATTGCAGCTCCCGATGGCCAAGAACCTGCGCGAGGAAGCCCGCCAGCGCGACCCCGAGGACGGGATCGAGCGGCACCACGCGATCCTCGCCGCGCTCGAGACCAACGACGCGGCCGTCGTCGTCGCGGCGCTGCGCCACCACGGCCAACTCGACTATCTCGGCCTGCCCGGCGAGCGCTAA
- a CDS encoding allophanate hydrolase gives MRTETQGPSVGPSVVEILASHASGTGSPAKTAARVADAIAARGDDGTWLSTVPRAQLIAAAEAIERRPGARTLPLYGVPFGVKDSIDVDGVPTTLSCPDYAYTATRTAPAVQRLLDAGALYVGKTNLDQFATGLNGTRMPHTIPRSVYGGEMISGGSSSGSALAVALGQVPFAVATDTAGSGRVPAALNGIVGVKPSRGLISTVGLVPACKSLDCLTVMAGCIDDADRVLDVMIARDDRDPWSRDRGPRYAGEPVRIGLPAATELEFFGDDAMRAAHLAFREHLARTHIVVDVPLEPFLAAGALLYQGPWVAERLVEFADFLAAQPESIHPVVREIFAGGHRYTAVDAFAALQRLQELKAEASRLWRQMDVLVLPTIGTTFTVEQVLAAPIETNTMLGHYTHFGNLLDLCGAAIPVGATADERPCSAMLLGPALGDDTVLHLAAQLLDEPRLAPSHSLVPVPTEELL, from the coding sequence ATGCGCACCGAGACCCAGGGACCGTCGGTCGGGCCGTCCGTGGTCGAGATCCTGGCCTCGCACGCGAGCGGCACCGGATCGCCGGCCAAGACGGCGGCCCGGGTGGCGGACGCGATCGCTGCCCGTGGCGATGACGGCACCTGGCTGTCGACCGTCCCGCGTGCGCAGCTGATCGCCGCCGCCGAGGCCATCGAACGCCGGCCCGGGGCCCGGACGCTGCCGCTGTACGGCGTCCCCTTCGGCGTGAAGGACAGCATCGACGTCGACGGCGTTCCGACCACGCTGTCGTGCCCGGACTACGCCTACACCGCCACCCGGACCGCGCCCGCGGTGCAGCGCCTGCTCGACGCCGGAGCGCTCTACGTCGGCAAGACCAACCTCGACCAGTTCGCCACCGGACTCAACGGCACCCGCATGCCGCACACCATCCCGCGCAGCGTGTACGGCGGCGAGATGATCTCGGGCGGCTCCAGTTCCGGCTCGGCGCTCGCCGTGGCGCTGGGCCAGGTGCCGTTCGCCGTCGCCACCGACACCGCCGGCTCGGGCCGGGTGCCCGCCGCACTCAACGGCATCGTCGGTGTCAAGCCCTCCCGCGGCCTGATCAGCACCGTCGGACTTGTACCGGCGTGCAAATCCCTCGACTGCCTGACCGTGATGGCCGGCTGCATCGACGACGCCGACCGGGTGCTCGACGTGATGATCGCCCGCGACGACCGCGACCCCTGGTCGCGCGACCGCGGCCCCCGCTACGCCGGCGAACCGGTGCGCATCGGCTTGCCGGCCGCCACCGAGCTGGAGTTCTTCGGCGACGACGCGATGCGTGCTGCGCACCTGGCCTTCCGTGAACACCTCGCCCGCACCCACATCGTCGTCGACGTCCCCCTCGAACCGTTCCTGGCCGCTGGGGCGCTGCTCTACCAGGGTCCCTGGGTCGCCGAGCGCCTCGTCGAGTTCGCCGATTTCCTTGCTGCCCAGCCTGAGTCGATCCACCCCGTGGTCCGGGAGATCTTCGCGGGCGGACACCGCTACACCGCCGTCGATGCGTTCGCCGCCCTCCAGCGCCTGCAGGAACTCAAGGCCGAGGCGAGCCGGCTGTGGCGGCAGATGGACGTGCTGGTGCTGCCCACCATCGGCACCACCTTCACCGTCGAGCAGGTGCTGGCCGCGCCCATCGAGACCAACACCATGCTCGGCCACTACACCCACTTCGGCAATCTGCTCGACCTGTGCGGCGCCGCGATCCCCGTCGGTGCCACCGCCGACGAAAGGCCCTGCAGTGCCATGCTTCTCGGCCCGGCGCTCGGCGACGACACCGTGCTGCACCTCGCCGCGCAGCTCCTCGACGAACCGCGCCTCGCGCCCTCCCACTCCCTTGTCCCCGTCCCTACCGAGGAGCTGCTGTGA
- a CDS encoding TetR/AcrR family transcriptional regulator, whose protein sequence is MTRARNADATRADILAAARTRFGADGYERTTLRAIAGDVGVDPALVIRYFGSKQQLFAAAADFTLHLPDLSTMPPDEMAAALLDRFFAVWEADTTFVALLRAAMTSPEAATTMRTVFATQVAPTVAAVAPDHTASRAAMIGSLVIGMATVRYVLEAPAATAMSHDEVIGWAGPMIRTLLVGPAPQG, encoded by the coding sequence ATGACCCGAGCCCGTAACGCCGACGCCACCCGCGCCGACATCCTCGCCGCCGCCCGCACCCGCTTCGGTGCGGACGGATACGAGCGGACCACGCTGCGGGCGATCGCCGGTGACGTCGGGGTCGACCCGGCGCTGGTGATCCGGTACTTCGGCAGCAAGCAGCAATTGTTTGCCGCCGCGGCCGATTTCACACTGCACCTGCCGGACCTGAGCACTATGCCGCCCGACGAGATGGCCGCCGCGCTGCTCGACCGGTTCTTCGCGGTGTGGGAGGCCGACACGACGTTCGTCGCGCTGCTGCGCGCCGCGATGACGAGTCCCGAGGCCGCGACCACGATGCGCACGGTGTTCGCGACCCAGGTGGCACCGACGGTCGCGGCTGTCGCACCCGACCACACGGCGTCGCGCGCGGCCATGATCGGGTCGCTGGTGATCGGGATGGCCACGGTCCGCTACGTCCTCGAAGCCCCGGCGGCAACGGCGATGTCGCACGACGAAGTGATCGGCTGGGCCGGGCCGATGATCCGCACGCTGCTCGTCGGACCCGCCCCGCAGGGCTGA
- a CDS encoding enoyl-CoA hydratase/isomerase family protein — MTLQISDDNRVRTLVLDRPEALNAFNEELYLATAVALREAGEDPDVAVVLLTGAGRAFSAGNDLKEMQARIAEGSYSSGSHFSTMITALTELPKPLICAVNGVGLGIGATILGYADLVFMSSTARLKCPFTSLGVAPEAASSFLLPQLIGRQNAAWMLLSSEWVDAAEAHRMGIAWKVCEPADLLPEARRHADVLAAQSIPSLVAVKRAIAEPYRAGIAAATERENEAFTELLGGAANAAALAAFTGQGTANG; from the coding sequence GTGACTCTGCAGATCAGCGACGACAACCGCGTCCGCACCCTGGTGCTCGACCGGCCCGAGGCCCTCAACGCGTTCAACGAGGAGCTCTACCTGGCGACCGCCGTCGCGCTGCGCGAGGCAGGCGAGGACCCCGACGTCGCCGTCGTGCTGCTCACCGGCGCCGGGCGCGCCTTCAGCGCGGGCAACGACCTCAAGGAGATGCAGGCCCGCATCGCCGAGGGTTCGTATTCCTCCGGCAGCCACTTCTCGACGATGATCACCGCGCTCACGGAGCTCCCCAAACCGTTGATCTGCGCGGTCAACGGCGTGGGCCTGGGCATCGGCGCCACCATCCTGGGCTACGCCGACCTCGTGTTCATGTCGTCGACGGCGCGGTTGAAGTGTCCCTTCACCAGCCTCGGCGTGGCCCCCGAGGCGGCCTCGTCGTTTCTGCTGCCGCAATTGATCGGCCGGCAGAACGCGGCGTGGATGCTGCTGTCCTCGGAATGGGTCGACGCCGCCGAAGCACACCGGATGGGTATCGCGTGGAAGGTGTGCGAACCCGCGGACCTGCTGCCCGAGGCTCGCCGCCACGCCGATGTCCTTGCCGCACAGTCGATTCCGAGCCTGGTCGCCGTCAAGCGGGCCATCGCCGAACCGTATCGGGCGGGCATCGCCGCGGCGACCGAACGCGAGAACGAAGCGTTCACGGAACTGCTGGGGGGCGCCGCGAATGCCGCCGCGCTGGCCGCGTTCACCGGTCAGGGCACGGCTAACGGATGA
- a CDS encoding (2Fe-2S)-binding protein yields the protein MFVCLCTGTTSHVVDEVVAKGARTSKDIAAACGAGGDCGRCRRTLRAIIEAHYAQCDARVIR from the coding sequence ATGTTCGTCTGTCTGTGCACCGGGACCACCAGTCACGTGGTGGACGAGGTCGTGGCCAAGGGCGCCCGGACGTCCAAGGACATCGCCGCGGCGTGCGGAGCCGGCGGCGACTGCGGCCGGTGCCGCCGGACGCTGAGGGCGATCATCGAGGCCCACTACGCCCAGTGCGACGCCCGCGTCATCCGTTAG